One bacterium DNA window includes the following coding sequences:
- the dnaA gene encoding chromosomal replication initiator protein DnaA, with amino-acid sequence MGAPAPDLGSIWQRVLGELEVSVTSHSFKTFLQPTNLMAISSDESEATISVPNPFSSAQIKARFETTIIDSLRIHFPKLTKLIYKVVTAPKKKLHSQPEALFTSPNDQNIDTPQPQSNIFDKQNHLLGRYNFQNFVVGSSNRLAYSAGQLVAEKPGTNYNPLFLYGPAGVGKTHLMWAMYGEIKRLNPNLELLYITIEEFYKSFVDSVRKSEAFTNKYREVDVLFVDDIQFIKKKETTQEEFFHTFNSLHQSNKQIVICSDRPPKEIPELEERLRSRFEWGMVVDMQPPDLETRVAIIQSKAEAKRFAITMEVAEAIADKISANIRELEGGFNRVLMYCELHNLQATLEVVEEVLGQGQPTSTRRKMSPKQVISEVARYYGVSADDILGKKRSKDIVMPRQITMYLLRSELDLSFPQIGSHLGGRDHTTIMYGYEKIETMVSKKDEIIRDIQDVRQRITQERVFSS; translated from the coding sequence ATGGGTGCACCAGCCCCAGACCTAGGTTCTATTTGGCAACGCGTTTTAGGAGAGCTTGAAGTCTCAGTCACGAGTCATAGCTTCAAGACTTTTTTGCAGCCTACAAACCTGATGGCTATTTCATCAGATGAATCAGAGGCTACGATTTCAGTCCCCAATCCTTTCTCGAGTGCGCAGATCAAGGCTCGTTTCGAGACAACCATTATCGACTCCTTACGTATTCACTTTCCGAAGCTCACAAAACTTATCTATAAGGTAGTAACTGCGCCTAAGAAAAAGTTACACTCCCAACCTGAAGCACTCTTCACGTCCCCAAACGATCAGAATATCGACACTCCTCAACCTCAGTCAAATATTTTCGACAAGCAAAACCATCTCTTAGGGCGATACAACTTTCAAAACTTCGTCGTCGGATCATCTAATCGCCTCGCCTACTCTGCCGGCCAACTCGTAGCAGAGAAGCCAGGCACGAACTACAATCCGCTTTTCTTGTACGGTCCAGCTGGTGTTGGCAAAACCCACTTGATGTGGGCAATGTACGGTGAGATAAAGCGCCTTAACCCAAACCTAGAGCTTCTCTACATTACTATCGAAGAGTTTTATAAATCATTTGTGGATTCAGTGCGTAAATCAGAAGCATTCACAAATAAATACCGAGAAGTCGATGTGCTCTTTGTCGACGATATTCAATTCATTAAGAAGAAAGAAACCACCCAAGAAGAGTTTTTCCACACTTTCAACAGCCTTCACCAGTCCAATAAACAGATTGTGATCTGTTCTGACCGTCCACCAAAGGAGATTCCTGAACTTGAAGAACGCCTCCGTAGTCGCTTCGAATGGGGGATGGTTGTGGATATGCAGCCGCCAGACCTCGAAACTCGTGTGGCAATTATTCAGTCAAAGGCCGAGGCCAAGCGCTTCGCTATTACGATGGAAGTAGCTGAAGCGATTGCTGATAAGATTTCTGCCAATATCCGCGAGCTCGAAGGGGGCTTCAATCGAGTGCTGATGTATTGCGAGCTTCACAACCTCCAAGCCACCCTTGAAGTAGTAGAAGAAGTGCTCGGGCAGGGTCAACCCACATCGACTCGACGTAAGATGAGTCCTAAACAGGTTATTAGTGAGGTGGCTCGCTACTACGGAGTGAGCGCTGACGATATCCTTGGCAAGAAGCGTAGTAAGGATATCGTCATGCCTCGCCAAATCACGATGTACCTCCTAAGGAGCGAGCTTGACTTGTCATTTCCTCAGATTGGCTCACATCTAGGTGGACGCGACCACACAACAATCATGTATGGATACGAAAAAATCGAGACGATGGTGTCTAAAAAAGACGAGATTATCCGCGATATTCAGGACGTGCGACAACGCATTACGCAGGAAAGGGTTTTTAGCTCATGA
- the rpmH gene encoding 50S ribosomal protein L34, which yields MKRTYQPKKRRRQRVHGFMARMKTRVGRAVLKRRRLKGRARVAI from the coding sequence ATGAAACGGACGTATCAGCCCAAAAAACGCCGTCGCCAGCGAGTGCATGGCTTCATGGCACGTATGAAGACCCGAGTCGGTCGAGCCGTATTAAAGCGCCGCCGACTGAAGGGTCGCGCCCGCGTGGCTATTTAG